TGGGGCCCCATTTGGCCAGGCAGAGCCTCCCTCCATTCACACCGAGGTGAGAGTCGGGAAGGGGAAGCTGGCCCCAGCTGGACTCCCAGCAGCCTGGCCTGGGCTTTGAAGCCAGAGGGGGTGGGAGTAAAATCAAAGTGTGAAAGGATTTTGTGGGGGGAGGCCCAAGGCAGCCATTTGGCATGGGGGTGGGGCCAATGGGAGTAAGGGGGCTCCAGGACTGGGGGAAGGGGAACTGGAAGTTTGGGATGGGAGGTGGAGGCAGGGGGGACCAACGCCAGCTCAGTACATGGGTTTGGAGCCCACATCCAGGTAACCCCCTGGCCCAGGgtaaggcagggggaaggggcccCCTTGGAGGAAGTGTGGGGCAAAGGGTGTGGAGGGTGGGGCTGCTGGGTACCCTGAGCCCCCGGGCCCgggctgcagctccaggaacgcAGTTGAGTAGGGGGCTGGGCGTCCAGAGTCGGGAGCCTCAGGGAAGCTGGGGGTCCTGAGGTGGAGAGGTATCAGGACAGGGAGAAGGACCTCTGGCCCGGCCCGGCCCAGCCCCCGGCCCTTGTCCCACTCACCTGGTGGCAAGGTGACCGGGCGCACCATGGAAAGCAGCAGGATGCAGAAGGTAGGCCTCGGCACTGGGGCCACCACGTGGAGGAACTGGGGCAGGGGCCGCTTCCCGGGGTGCTGGGGCCTGCTCTGGGTGTGATTCACGAACGTCCCCCCCAAGTGTGGAGTCACAGGGGCCACCTAGGGCATCTAGGGAGACAAGGGACAGGTTGGGTTGAAGAGGATCAACACCCCAGGGCCAGCGCCATCACCATTGGGACAACACTCACCTCCATTCCCATAGGCCTTTGTGGCTCCCTGCTCTGGGCCCCGCAGTTTCCTCTTCACACGGGCGTCTCGCTCCCTgggggatgatgatgataatgatgatgatggtaataATTGCACTTACCAGGTGCCACACATTTCACCCACCCAGGGGCCCTATCAGGTAGGGCCATTATTATACCCATTCTACAGGTAAAGGAACTGAAGGCCAGAAAATTAAATGACTGGAAAGGGGGCAGAGGCGGGATTTATCTCAGCTTAAAACTTTTCAGTGGTTTCCTCCTCTTGCATTTAGGATCAATCAAAACTCCTTCCCAAGTTACAGACCCTGCAAGATCTGACCCCAGACCTTGTTCCTTCTGCTCCATCTACACTAGATCCTTTCTTACTTGTCATCCATCTCAGGGCCCCTCTGGAATCCTCTTCTGTGCCCTCTTCACCTGCTTAAGTCATCCTTCTTGTCTCAGTTCAAGAATAATTTCCTCAAGGTTATTACCCTTCACCTCCCTCCCTTGGCATCACACATCCTCCCCAATAACATTGTCACAGTTTCCATTTATTAAAACAATCCTTTAATGAATGTCTATCTGTTCTGACAGACTGCAAGCTTCTCACAGGCCGAGGCCCAGCTCTGAGGGAGTTGTACTAAGGATAGAAACCAAAGTCCTTACCAAGACTTACACTGTCTGATACACCCTGGCTCCCCTCACCATTCTGACCTCATCTCTCATTTGCCCCAAGGCTCATGCCACTCCAGCCACATTGCAGACACGGttctacctcagggcctttgcacgggcTGCTCCCACTCCCTAGAATGCTTTTCCCCCAGATATTGCTGTGACTCCCTCCCTTACTTCAAGTCTGTCTTCTCAGTGAGGCATTTTTACTTTCTAGCACCTCACCCCAAACCTTTCTATCCTTCTGTGCTATATTTCTTTTCCCCTTAGAATGTATCTCTAAcatattatgtaatattttactCATTCCTTGTTGATATCTGCTCTGGCCATTAGAATATCAGTTCCATGAGGGTAGAAGCTTTTGTTGACCAGTTCATCCCAGTGCTGAGGACAGTGGCTGGCACATGGCGGGCAGTTAATAaacatttgtggaatgaatgaatgaacagtgCCCACCTCTTACAGTTTCTGCCGTTCTCCCGGAAGCCCTTGGCAAAGGGGTTGGCTGCAATCTTCAGTTGTGTGATCTGGAGGCACACATCCAGGGTCAAAGCTCCTGCTGTCTGGGCAAGGTGCCACCACCCCCTCCAGCAGGCCACTCACCCGTGGGTTCTGGTAGGCTGTCACAGAGATGAACGTGGTTTCAGGGAAGCGGAAGGAGGCGACGCCCCCCCAGTGTTGGCTGCAAAGCTGGGCGGCCCGCACCAGGTGTACACGGGGCTGGTACTTGTGCATGGAGTGCAAGATCAGCTGGGAGGGGAGAAAAGGGAGTGACTCCCTGCCCAGGGCTCCAACCTCAGCCTTCCATCCCAGTCCCAACGCCACCCCAACATCCCTCCCGAAGCCCCAGCTTGGGCCTCACGTGGCCATGGGGGTCCAGTGTGCTGTTGGTGAGCTTGACACGATGGAAAGACACAGGTTGCCGCATCCAGTGGGCACCGGTGGCGGGAGAATCAGGGTGAATGTAGACGCGGCCGGGCAGGCGGGGCTCAGCCTTGCCGCTGGGCTCCCAGCGCCGGCCTTGCCAGCGGTAGCGGGCCCCATCCACAGGGACCACATCCAAAAGAAACAGGTAGCGGGCTTCAGGGTCCAGGCCGGTGACAGACACTCGGCAGGCAGGGAACATGCGCCTGGACAGaagaggggacaggagaggcctggagCTACCCACTGGCCAGGGCTGGCACAGCCAATTCTGTCAGAGGAGACTCAAGGAAGGTGGAAGTAGAACTAAGAAGCAGAGACTGAGAGCTGGAAGGTCAGCTTGTCCCATTAATACAGCTAGGGAAAACGGCCAGACAGGTGAGATGATCTGACAGACCAGGTTCACAATGCAGGGCGCCTGCCTCCCATCCCCTCAAACTCCCTGCACAGAGGCAGCCTTTCTCCCTGAACTCTGCTCAGAGACTCTGCTCCCACCCTGGACTCCTCACCTGGTGACCAGCTCCAGAACCTGCAGCTGCTGGACAAATTGTTTTCAGACAAAAATACATGACCCTTGACCAGGTCCTAGTCTGACTCCAGCCACACGAAGACCCCTAACCCAGGTTGCAGACTGACCTCTAACCCAGCCAGTCTTCCTGACCCTGGCCCAGACTGACCTATGACCCCTCCCACAGATTGGCCCCTAAACTCAGCCACTGACTCCACGGACTGATTCTTGACCCTTGCCTCAGAATGACCTCCGATTCAGCCACAGAGTAACCCCTGGCCCCAGCCACCATGAGACTGACCTGAGGCAGAGCTCCACACCACCCACCTAAACCATCCCAAACCTGGTCCTATCACCAGTGACTCTGCCTTTCACAAAAgaaccccctcccctggcccaGCACCTCACCTTCCAGCTTTGGTGATGATCATCTCCGTCCCCACGGAGCTGAACTCCTTCCACAACTCCCGGTTCTCCAGGCTCAGGCTGACCCCAGGGAGTGAGTGAAGGACCTCTGGGGCTGGCGGGGCTGGCTCAGTGCTCAGGGCCGGCGGCAGAGGTGGGGGTGCCGCCAGGGTGCGGGGAGCAGCCTCAATCCCCGAGAGAAAACAGTCCAGTTTGGGAGTGTCCAGATctggaaggggggtggggaggaggagtcAGCTGAGGGCCACTGCACCCCCCCAGACCTCTACCCAGGATTGGGCCCCAGTGCTCACCTGGGTAGCGGTAGCCCTCAGCCAGGGCAGGCGGGAAGCTGGAGTCCACCCCGGGCTGGGGGTGCCCGAGGCGGTAGCCGGTCCCCAGGGAGGGGTACAACTCTCTTGGATGGTACATGGAGGAGCCCCTCCTGGCCTCAGGTCACGCTGCATAGAGTGCCCCTCTTACAGAGAGATGCCCCCTTTATAGCTAGCAGCTCAGCCCCTTCCAGACCCTGGATCACAGCCCCTCCCCTCTTTGTGGGGCCCTGGAGTTGCGCTGGGGTGGAGACCCCTGGGGCCTCGAAGGGGTCCAAGAGGAGGCCGGATACCTGGGtacccacccctcccccctccgCCCCTCGGCTGCTTCATTAGCCCCGACCCCCTGCCCCCTCATTACATAATTAACTCCTCGGCCTGATTGATCCCCGGGGCCCGGACAGGGACGCAGTTTGGCGCTTCCGGCCAGCTGGTCCCCGTTCCCACGGGGGGAGCCCCGGCTGGGTATAAACTATCGAAGGGCGGGGTCTGGAGTACTGGGGCAGGACCCGGCGCCCCAGACTTTTCGGGCAGGTgaccccccgccccgcctccgcccCCTTCACTTGGAGGACGGGGCTTAGGGGGAAGAAGCACGACTGGAGGGAAAGAGCAGGGCTGGAGGGACGCGGGGGTATCGGGGATCTCGAGGAATCTGTAGCCGTGGCCCGAACTCTGTGGTTTTCTCGGGTTCCCATGCCAAAGCTCGAAAGTTGAGAAGAGCCCACAGTTTAACAGCCTCTCTGACGGCTCGCGCCTCGGTTTCCCAAAAGGCCCCGCGCCGGGGGACCCGCGGAACTACACTTCCCAGAAGGTCTAGCGCCGAAGCGCGGCTCGGAGGAAACGGACAAACGGCGCTGGATCCGCGCAATGGCCGCTGGGAATTGTAGTCGGGGCATGATGGGCTGCGAAATCCGCGGCGGGACGGTTTCCAGGAGAGCTGCCCCTAGGCGGCGGCAAAACGCTTAAGTGAGACTACGCGGATTATCTGAGGTCAGGGCCCAGGGAGCCAGAGCGGCCTCAAGAATCTCCAGTGGCGCGTGACATCCGACCTGAGTCCCAGGGAAGAAGCTCGAAGCCAGGACTCAGAAGCGCAGGCTCCCAGCCTGGACGGTCTCGCCTGCCCCACACCTCCTTGGGGCTCAGAAAAGAGGTCTCTAGCAGCAGCAATCGGTTTGGGTCCCCCCCTTCCCGGATTCCACGTGAGTCTGGTGCTGTCTCCATTtcactgtttttattatttacaaaCGCTACAGAACGAGGGGAGCAGACACGCATGGGGTAAGAGGGACCTGGTGGGATAAGAATTTCACAGGGCAGTTGGTGCACTGGGGCCAAGAGAGCAGTACACGGGCCATAGCTATTGGGCAGGCGGGGTAGGAAGGGGTTAAAAACGAGATCCAAGCCAGCCAGATCGCAGGGAGAGGCAGGGGGTGTCGTTCCCCTTCTGGTCTCCCCCCAAGGTCACAGTGCATGCAATAAAATTATGTACAGGAGCTGGATCCTTCCTCCGCAGGAGCCCTGGGGGTCCAGCGCTTCGTCCAACAGAAGGAGGCCAGTGGCGCCACCCGGCGGCCAGGCCGGCCTGGAGCCACAAGCGTTAGCAGCAGGGGTCAGTCCCAGCCATTGTCTTTGATCATGTGGTTGAGTTCAATGATGTACTTCCCCTCTTTGTACTTCTGGCTGCTCTCGAAGGCCTGCTCCTGAAAGTAGGGGAAGCTCTGTCATCCTGACATCCAGGGAGCAAGAGCCTTTACCACCACGCACAGCTGCTGGGGTAGGGGATAAGGCTGCCCCcacttttaaagatgaggaaactgtcaTTCAGAGAAGCCAAGCCACCTGCCTAAGGTTACAGGGCTGGTAAATGGCAGGGCCAGGTTCCTATTAAAAAGAGGTAGAACTTGCTGAACCACAGACACTTTTTCGTACTAATCTCATCTACAATTCAGGAGATTCTACACGTGTCTAAAAGATTTCATAGACTAGGGGTTATAAACTGGTGGTCCAAGGGCCAATTGTGGCTGCATCTAATCCCATCTCCATTAACACTCTTGAGTGCCAGGCAGTGGGTGGCGTTATCCTCAAGTGCCAGATAAGGAAATAAGATGCAGGGTATTGAAATCAGCGCCTCAACAGTAGCAGTTGCAATGAGGACAGCAGAAAAGGAGACCCAGGAAAGTTCCATTTTGCTGTGGGGTCTTGGGCAACTTTTCTGATCCTTTGAATGACAATATTATCTGGGTTTGgagtggaaaaaaacaacaacaaaatacacaCTAGGATTCTGGTTCCTGTTCTGTTACTTACcagttgtgtgactttgggcaagttaccaAACATCTCTGGGCCTccgtttcttcttctgtaaagtGGAGCTAATAATAGACTATCTACATGATTGTTGCATGCAATGgtcaaatgagataatatatgccAAGCACATAACACAGTACATGGCacataagcatttaaaaaatggtcattcTGATTAtatcctcatctctaaaatggggatgcTAGTGGCCTGTGAGGGAAGAGGAGAATATGGTCAGGGGATCAAACAGCAGTTTGACTGGTGTGAGCTGGGCTTAGACACTTTGAAAGATCACCAGATGATTGGTTGTGAGGAGGAAGGGAAGTCAGGTCAGGTCAAAGGCTAGCTTAGGGTCAGAGGTCCCCAACTCACATATTTCCAGCCCAAAGTGGTCTTGCAGTTCTCGCAGTGGATGTCAGCGACAGCATGGAGGCCTGTCAGCAGCACCCGTTCCTCGGCTGGCCCGCAGCCCACGTTCACCCTGCAGGGACATGGGGGAGTTCCAGGGAGGGTCCCACAGTCACAAAGCCCCCCTCCAGCTTGCATCCATTGATGATCATAGCTTCCTGCCTGAACCAGGGGATTCTGGGAGCCTCAGTATGATGTCGGGGGTCACAGGTCACAACTGAtcagggaaagagggaagagaggTGGAATACTCACACGGAGTTGAAGAGGTAGGCACGCCCCTGACTGCCCTGGAAGGACTAAAGGATatgaaggggagaaagagggtcAGGGCAACTGGTGGGGAGCTGCCAGGTAGCTTCACATTCCAGCCCCACCTGTGGCCCAGTTACCTTGGAGATGAGGTCGTCGTGGTTGGCCAGGTGAGCGCGGCAGTGGGCACAGCTATACCTCCGGTGACAATCATCCAAGTAGGCCTGAAATGTCTTGGGCTTTGAAATCCGCACCAtggcgggggccgggggcagtGGCCCCACGCGGGGAGCGGCCCACGGGGAACAGAGGGAGCCCAGTGCCTGCCGGGGAGGGAGTGAGTGGACTGTCAGGACTCGGGCCACATACACGCAGGCATGCCCAGGGCCACAGGGACTCTCTCTGTCACGCTTGGCTGCTGACTTCTCTCCCCAAACCCGGCACCCTCCCCAAGGGTCAGAGTCATCTCAGTTTTGACTCACTGAGGAGGCCTCAGATTGCATcaaaagagaaactgaggccaggagGAACCCAAGGTGAGTCATCCACCTGCCTCCTGCCTCACCATTGGGGGCCTGGAAGTTGAAGCTGGAGGGGAAGGGGTTGTAGAGTGCATGGGCTGTCAGTTAACCAGTTTAGGGTAAGCCTGGGGGTTAGGTACTGGGTGACCCTCAGCACCTCATTTAggtatttgtgtgtgtggtggggggctTGACTTGAGAGTTCACCTGGGGAGAGAATCCCTCACCTACAGGAGCAGGAGGCCTCATTGAAGGCGGAGGGTCACCTAGGAGGGGTGGGGCTCTTACCTGGGGGGCACTAATGCCTTACCTACGCCGAAGGCTCTTACCTGCATCGCGGAATCTTACCTGAGACCCGGGGGGATCACCTGGGgcgcggggggtggggtgggggaagcggGCTCCGGGGAAAGGGGCAGTCCTCGCTGACGGCGCGGGGCCCGTGGCCTCACCTCGCCTGGGCGCGCGGGGGCCCGGTCCGCCGGGGTAGCCTGGCCTGGGAGTGGGGGACGCTCCTGGCGGGCGCCGTCCCCCCGGCCCGGGTTCGCAGCCGCCGCGACTTGTTTACACCGAGACCAGCTGCTGCCGCTGCTgcggcgggagggggagggggccggcCTCCGGTCCCGGCGGCCGCCAAGGCCAATCGGCGCGGAGCATGCAAATGAGGGGGCGCGTCATCCCGCACCCCGCGCAGGCCCGGCTGCCCTTCCCCCAGCCCGGGACCCTGGCCGGCCCGGAAATGCGGCTGCGGCCCTGAGCCCCGCCCGCCGCGCCCCCTGCCCGGACACCTCGTGGGCCTCCGGGGATCCTTGAAGAGGCCAGGATCTGAGGTGCCCGACCCGGCGGGATGTTAAGAGAGAATGGTGTCTGGACGTGTAACGTCGGGAAATAATCGTCATAACTACCTGTGCACCCCACTCCCGCACCCCCACCCTCGCTGCGCCTCATTCTCTTAATCCCTGCAGCAAAGGCTGTGAGGCAGTTTCTGCCATACTCCCCATTTTACCggggaactgaggcccagagaggtttaGAATCTCTCCCGAGGTTATCCAGCTAGTAAGAGGCAAATGTGCAATTCTCACTTCGGTCTGATCCCACGCCGCCTTTTGCCAGCGCATCACGAACAGGCTCAGTTCACTTCCTTTACTGATGCCTAGAGCTTCAAGGGGCCCATCCAGGACAGACCCCTGGGGGCCACATCCTGGAAAACAGGTCAAGTCCTATTGTCCAGCACCACCTCCTCCAGGCACCTCCTCTGAGGCCTCTGACCTCCCATCTTCTCACCTCTCAACTGCTGAAAGTGTCTTTTTGAACATGTGACTGCCGTACTAGATTTGTTCACTGCTCTGGCCCCAGTACCCAACCTAGGCtagagtaggcactcaataaatggatCAGGTACCAGGGCTTGGAGAGCCCAGGAGTTCAGGGGAGCCAACTGCATTTGGGAAGGACAGCTTTCTGGAGTAGGACACCTGGGAAGGTTTGTGTGGCCAAGGGAGTAGATAGGTGCTGTGAACTCAGCTGTCCCACTCACACCCACCCTTTGCAGCCAGGTGAGGAGGCCCACAGCGGCAGGACATGGGACAAGTCAACTCAGGAGAATGCAACCCTCAACTGTGCCTCTCACGGaaaggggctgggggccaggccacTATAGATTGGCATTGCAAAGGGCATTCCTGAGTGGAATGGAGACCAGAGTGGCACAAGGTGTGGCATTACTCTGGGTCTGGAATGCAGTAGAACTAGTGAGTCGGGCTGGTCAGGGCCCCAGCCTCTGGCCCCAGGCTGGCCTCCTCTGCTCTAAGCTGCCTTTGCTAGTCTTCCAGGACCCCCTCCCCAAGCACAAAGACATGACTGAAAAGAAACTATTTATTGAGGAAGAGAAATAGAGGGAAAGGCAAGAGCCTCCAAATTAGGAGGCCTGGGCGGCTCTTCCACAGTTGTCCAGATAGTGCCTCAGAGCTGTGGGGTAATCAGTGATGATGCCTGTGGCCCCCAGGCTGAAGGCTGCTTCAAAATCCGACTCTCTGTTAAGGCACCAAAATATCACCTGAGCAGGGAGGAAGGGGCTTGTAAGTTTCCAGACAACTTCACCTGGAACTTCCCTTTACATCCAGAAGCCAGGAGCCCCCAGGCAGTGGTATGCTGGAGTGGACTGGTAACTTTTCAGGAATTTGGCAAATTGGTTATTAAACACC
Above is a window of Dasypus novemcinctus isolate mDasNov1 chromosome 23, mDasNov1.1.hap2, whole genome shotgun sequence DNA encoding:
- the YPEL3 gene encoding protein yippee-like 3, translating into MVRISKPKTFQAYLDDCHRRYSCAHCRAHLANHDDLISKSFQGSQGRAYLFNSVVNVGCGPAEERVLLTGLHAVADIHCENCKTTLGWKYEQAFESSQKYKEGKYIIELNHMIKDNGWD
- the TBX6 gene encoding T-box transcription factor TBX6 yields the protein MYHPRELYPSLGTGYRLGHPQPGVDSSFPPALAEGYRYPDLDTPKLDCFLSGIEAAPRTLAAPPPLPPALSTEPAPPAPEVLHSLPGVSLSLENRELWKEFSSVGTEMIITKAGRRMFPACRVSVTGLDPEARYLFLLDVVPVDGARYRWQGRRWEPSGKAEPRLPGRVYIHPDSPATGAHWMRQPVSFHRVKLTNSTLDPHGHLILHSMHKYQPRVHLVRAAQLCSQHWGGVASFRFPETTFISVTAYQNPRITQLKIAANPFAKGFRENGRNCKRERDARVKRKLRGPEQGATKAYGNGDALGGPCDSTLGGDVRESHPEQAPAPREAAPAPVPPRGGPSAEAYLLHPAAFHGAPGHLATRTPSFPEAPDSGRPAPYSTAFLELQPGPGGSGYPAAPPSTPFAPHFLQGGPFPLPYPGPGGYLDVGSKPMY